The following proteins are co-located in the Pseudodesulfovibrio alkaliphilus genome:
- a CDS encoding glycosyltransferase family protein, protein MESNSYNILMYSHDTYGLGHIRRTMAIARNLVRPGVNILIVTGSPIVGRYTMPLGVDFVRMPGMIKKSNTVYVPHSIKVDPKIAIAIRKNIILSTAKAFKPDLFIVDKVPSGLKGEVLPTLKWIKGHLPCARVILGLRDILDDAASTRVEWEKKKYFDLLRDLYSEIWVYGEKALYDPIAEYAFPQDIADKTVFTGYIPRKVPGIRKLKRKHKQVVVTIGGGGDGYVVLDNYLKMLETNGEVDFRTLMITGPFLPPAKLDELADRARAVKVQIRPFFKNIEKRMANADLVVTMGGYNTLCEILSLRKPALVIPRDKPRQEQLLRAKVFRGRGLCDFIRWGEVTPEVLRQKVNALLDNPGECVADLKEFRMTGLEVMCERLAHFRENCS, encoded by the coding sequence ATGGAATCGAATTCGTACAACATCCTGATGTATTCCCACGACACATACGGTCTGGGACATATTCGGCGCACCATGGCCATTGCGAGAAATCTCGTTCGGCCGGGCGTCAACATCCTCATCGTCACCGGGTCGCCCATCGTGGGCCGCTACACCATGCCCCTTGGCGTGGACTTCGTGCGTATGCCCGGCATGATCAAGAAGAGCAATACGGTCTACGTCCCCCATTCCATCAAGGTCGATCCCAAGATCGCCATCGCCATCCGCAAGAACATCATCCTGTCCACGGCCAAGGCTTTCAAGCCCGACCTCTTCATCGTGGACAAGGTTCCCTCCGGCCTCAAGGGCGAGGTGCTGCCCACCCTCAAGTGGATCAAGGGCCACCTTCCCTGCGCCCGCGTGATTCTCGGTCTGCGCGACATTCTGGATGACGCTGCCTCCACCCGGGTCGAGTGGGAAAAGAAGAAGTACTTCGACCTGCTGCGCGACCTCTATTCCGAAATCTGGGTCTACGGCGAAAAGGCCCTCTACGATCCCATCGCCGAATACGCCTTTCCCCAAGACATTGCGGACAAGACCGTGTTTACCGGCTACATTCCGCGCAAGGTGCCGGGCATACGCAAGCTCAAACGCAAGCACAAGCAGGTGGTGGTCACCATCGGCGGCGGCGGAGACGGCTATGTGGTGCTCGACAACTACCTGAAAATGCTCGAAACAAACGGAGAGGTGGATTTCAGGACATTGATGATAACAGGTCCGTTCCTCCCTCCCGCCAAGCTCGACGAACTGGCTGACCGCGCCCGTGCTGTCAAGGTCCAGATCCGCCCATTTTTCAAGAACATCGAAAAGCGTATGGCCAATGCGGACCTTGTGGTCACCATGGGCGGCTACAACACCCTGTGCGAAATCCTCTCCCTCAGGAAGCCCGCCCTGGTCATTCCCCGCGACAAACCCCGCCAGGAGCAATTGCTGCGGGCCAAGGTCTTTCGCGGACGCGGCCTGTGCGACTTTATCCGCTGGGGCGAGGTCACACCCGAGGTCCTGCGGCAGAAGGTCAACGCCCTCCTCGACAACCCCGGCGAGTGCGTGGCTGACCTCAAGGAGTTCCGAATGACCGGACTTGAGGTCATGTGCGAGCGTCTCGCCCATTTCAGAGAGAACTGTTCGTGA